GTTCGTAGTGGCCGAGGTCCATGTCCGTCTCCGCGCCGTCGTCGGTGACGAAGACCTCCCCGTGCTGAAACGGGTTCATCGTTCCCGCGTCCACGTTCACGTAGGGATCGAACTTCAACAGCGTGACGCGCCACCCCCGGCTCCGGAGCAACCGCCCCAGCGACGCCGAGGTGATGCCCTTGCCCAGCGCGGAGGTGACTCCCCCCGTCACAAAGATGTACTTCGACCCCTGCTGCGTCATTCGCTGCGCCCCCCCCTCCGCCGATTCATGGTTCGTCGCCGCTGCCTCGGATGCGCCTACCGTTCTCCCCAGGTGAGCTTTGCGCGGAGGATGCTGTAGAAACCGCCCCGACCCAGGCGAACGAGCCGAGTGCGGTGGGGCGAGCGTTCCACGCGCACCTCGTCGCCTTCCTTGAGCGGGAACCCTTCCTGCCCGTCCACCGTCAAGATCGGCGGTGGGGGTGGGGCGCCAACCGGGTCGACCCGGATGGTCACCGTGTCGGTCCCGGAGACCAATACGGCGCGAGCGTTGAGCGTGTGGGCGCAGATCGGCGTGAGCACGATCCCGTCCACCGCGGGATGGACGATCGGACCGCCGGCGGAGAGGGAGTACGCGGTGGACCCGGTGGGGGTGGCCACGATCAGGCCGTCGGCCAGATGCGTGGCGAGGTGCTCGCCGTTGACGAAGGTGCGCAGCCTGAGAAGACGCGCGTAGCCGCTCTTGGTGACGACGATATCGTTGAGCGCGAGGAACTCCTGGGGAACCTGCCCGTCCCGCTCCACTCGGGCGCGGATCATCATCCGCTCGTCGAGTTGATAGTCGCCCTCCAACACCCGGTGGAGTGCGCTCGCCACCTCCGGGCCGTTCACCTCGGCCAGGAATCCAAACGCTCCGAGGTTGACCCCCAGGATGGCGATCCCTTGGGGGCCGGCCGCGCGCGCGGTGCGCAGGATGGTTCCGTCTCCCCCGAAGACCACCACGACACCGACCCGCTTGATCAGGTCGGCTTCGCTCGCCCCGAGCGCGGGGTGCCCGAGGATCTCCGCGCTCTCTCGGTTGATCCAGACCGGTACGCCGCGCTCCACGAGGAGGTCCACGGCTTCCCGTGCCAACCGCGCGACATCGGGATTGGCGTGGACCTTTTCGACGTTGACGTTCAGACCGACCGCGATCACGAGCGCCTCGGGGTAACCCCGCCAGCGTGCGCCCGCGCGACGCTGGCGTCGATGGCCTCGGGGGATAGCCCCGCCTCGGTCCCCGGGCGGAGGTGGACCAGGTACTCGATGTTTCCGGCCGGCCCGGTGATCGGTGACGGTGTGACGCCGACGGCGGTCAATTCGGCCGCGCCGGAGGCCGCCAGCACCCGGGAGAGCACTTCCCGGTGGACGTCCGGATCTCGCACCACCCCGCCCCGCGGGACGTGAGCCCGCCCGGCCTCGAACTGGGGCTTGACCAGGGCCACCACAGACCCGTGCGCGGCCACGAGCCCCGCGATCGCCGGCCAGACCAAGCGCAGGCTGATAAACGCGAGGTCTGCGGTCACCAAGTCGCACCGGCCGCCGACCTGCTCGACGGTGAGATACCGGGCATTCACGCCCTCGAGCACCACCACCCGCGGGTCGGTTCGAAGCCCCCAGGCCAGTTGGCCGTGGCCGACGTCGACCGCGTAGACCCTGGACGCTCCGGCGCGGAGGAGACAATCCGTGAATCCCCCCGTGCTCGCTCCGAGGTCCACCGCCACCCTACCCCGCACATCAATGCCAAAGACCTCAAGGGCGTGAGCAAGCTTGAGGCCGCCGCGGCTCGCGTACGCCGTCCCCCGGCGCCGAACCAGCACGGTCGCCCCCGGCGCCACTCTGCGGCCCGGCTTGTCGACAAGCCGGCCATCGACCGTGACCAGGCCCGCCATGATCGCCGCCTGCGCCTCCCCGCGGGTTGCGGCGTGGCGCTGGACAACCAGCCATTGATCCAACCTGACCCCGCTGTCCATCCCCGTCCCCGGCGTCATCGCTCGCGGCTGAGGAGAAACGCGGCGATGCTCCGGAGCCACTCCCCCCGCACGCCGAGCGGCTCGAGCGCAGAGATCGCCTGAGCGGTCGCGGCCCGGGCGAGGTCCCGGGATGCGTCCAGCCCGAAGACGGCGGGAAAAGTCACCTTTGCCTGGGCGGCGTCGCTGCCGGTGCCTTTGCCGAGCTTGCCTTCCTCGCCGACAACATCGAGGATGTCGTCGATGATCTGAAACCCCAACCCGACGTGCTCCCCGTACGCGCTCAAGGCTTTGAGATCGTTCGGGGACGCCCCCGCCAGCATCCCGCCGATGCGCACACAGGCCTGGATCAGCGACCCCGTCTTCAGCCGGTGGATCTCCCGGACATCCGCGGCTTCGACCGGACCCCGGGTTGCGAGGAGATCGAGCACTTGACCGCCGACCATCCCCTTCGTGCCGATACCCTGAGTGACTTCGACGATCGCCCCCACCACACGATCCGGTGGGATCGCATCGCCGTCCGCGATCCCGGCGAGCAATTCGAAGGCCAGCGCGTGGAGTGCGTCGCCCGCGAGGACCGCGATCGCTTCGCCGAAGACCACGTGACAGGTCGGGCGGCCCCGCCGGGTGGGCGAATTGTCCATGGCGGGCAGATCATCATGGATCAGCGAGTACGTGTGGATCAGCTCGACCGCGGCGGCGGCGGGCAGGACGGCGTCCGGCCCCATCCCCGCGACCTCCGCTCCGGCCAAGACCAGGATGGGTCTGAGTCGCTTGCCGCCGGCGAACACGCTGTACCGCATCGCCTGGTGCACGACCTGGGGGGGAGTGTCCTCGGACACCAGCGCGCGGTCAAGCGCCCCCTCGACACGCCTGCCGAGGTCGGCCAGGCGGGCCTCGACAGCGGCGAGCGCATCCGTGGGGGGCAGAGGGAACGAGCCTGCGGGTACGCGCGACGTCAGCGGCATCCTCGCTACCGGATCACAAACTCCCGCTCCCGGGATGGAACATCCTCCCAGTCGACCTGGATCCCGCGAACGGCGGCCCCCGGCGGACCCTCGCGCATCGCGACGAGGAACGCCTCGAGCGCATCCCGCGCTCCCTCCGCCAGCACCTCGACCTGTCCGTTCGGAAGGTTGCGCGCGAAACCGCTGAGCCCCAGCGCTCGGGCGCGCGTGAGGGCGAAGAACCGAAACCCGACCCCCTGCACCCGTCCCGTCACCGCAATTTGGACGCGCACAGAACGCGGGCCGGCCTCACACGTCGGCCGCGTGCCCCACCAAAGGGGGGGTGGTGGATCGGACGATCTTGCCGAGCAGGCCGTTGACGAATCGACCGGATTCCTCGGTGCTGAACCGCTTAGCGAGCTCCACCGCCTCGTTGATGACGACGCGGATCGGGGTATCCGTATATCGGAGTTCGAAGATGGCCAGGCGGAGGATGTTGCGGTCGACCGCCGCCATCCGCTCAAGCGTCCACCGCTCGGCGCACTGGGCAATCACGGGGTCGATCTCACCCAGATGTCCCCGGGTGCCCCGGCACAAGGTCTCCACCCACGTCAAATCGTCGGGAACCCAATCCGGGGCCGCGACGGATGTTAGGGCGTCCTCCAGGGACAGCTTCCCGACGTCCATCTGGAACAGCACCTGTAACGCCGCCGCCCGTGCCTTTCGCCGCATACGCTCCGTTCCGCGCCCCGGTAAACAAACTGACCACCGTAGCTGGTGGTCAGGTTCTTACTCGAGGGCTGCGTCCGCCCGCTGGGCTTCCGTACACTCGTTCGCCGCCTGCACTACCGTATTATACTCGGTTGGGCTTCCGCAAGCAACTCTCGCACCCTGACCACGTCCTCGCGGATCTGCGCGGTCAGGGCCGCGGCACTTGGGAAGGCGCGCTCGGACCGAACCCGCCCGACAAACTCGAGCCTCATCGGTTTGTCGACCAGGGGCCCATCGTAATCAAGGAGGTGGGTCTCCACGGACAGGTCTCCGCCACCGAACGTCGGGCGGTAGCCGATGTTGGTCGCACCACCGTACCGGCGCCCGCCGGTCTCGACGATCGTGGCGTACACCCCCCGTCCCGGGAGGATCTTGCGCGGCGACGGCACCAGCAGGTTGGCGGTCGGAAATCCGATGGTCCGGCCGCGCCCCTGACCGGGCACGACCCGCCCAAGCACGGAGTAGTATCGGCCAAGCAGATGCGCGGCCTCGTCCACCAATCCCTCGCGCAGGGCGCTGCGTATCCTGCTGCTGCTCACCGGCTCCCCCCGCACCAGCGCCGCCGGAACCAGGTGCACCTCCACGCCGTGAGCCCGGCCCCACTCGGTGAGGCGCGCCGCTGTCCCCTCCCGCCGATGGCCGAAGGTGTACGAGGAGCCGACGAAGATCGTCCGGGCCCTCAGTCGTCGGGTGAGGATCTCATCGAGCCACACTTGCGCCGGGGTCCTTGAGAACCCCAGATCGAATCCGAGCACCACCGCGAGATCCACCCCCAATCGTTCAAGCAGGGGGAACCGCTCCTCGATGATCGTCAGCAGAATCGGCTCCACGCTGGGGCGGAGGATCTCGAGCGGGTGGGGGTCAAACGTCACCACCGCGGACTGGAGCCCGACCTCGCCGGCGCGGGTGACGGCCTCTCCGATTACCTTTTGGTGGCCGACGTGCAGGCCGTCAAACGTCCCGAGGGCCAGGACGGAGTCCCCGCCCTGTGCGGGGAACTCATCCAGACCGTGGACGATCCGCAACCAGCGCTCCTCCGGTTCCGGCCAGCACCTTGAACGGCCGCAACATTCCGCCGTCGACCTTGGCCAGCGCGATCAGCGCGCCCCGACGGCTGCGGAGACGGACGGGGAGATCCTCGGAAAGGGCGGTCTCCCCCACTTTCCAAAGCGGGACGGGATGGCCGTTGAGGACCTCGATCACGCTGCGCTCCGAAAGGTCCACCGCCGGCAGATGGCCAACCGCTTCGTCCATCGGGATGACAACGTCCGCGAGCGCGCCGCGGCCGGCACACTCGGCCAACTCCTCCAGGGTGACCGCGTCCCGCAAGGAAAACCGACCGGCGCGCGTGCGCACCATGAAGTGGGCGTACCCGCCCAACCCCATGGCGTCCCCGATATCCGCGCACAGCTTCCGGATGTACGTCCCCTTGCCGCAGGCCACCTCGAGGAGCGCCGACAGGTGGTCGTGACCGATCCAAAGGACATCGATCCGCTGCACCACGACCGGCCGCGGTTGCAGGTCGACCGCTTCTCCGCGGCGGGCCAGCTGATAGAGCCGCACGCCATCGTGATGAATCGCGGACACCATCGGCGGCACCTGCAGGATCTCTCCGGTGAATCGCTTCAGGACCGCCTCGAGCGACTGGCGGGTGACGGGGCGATGTGCCCCGGACGTCTCCGCAGGGGCCAGCCTCTCGCCGTAGGCATCGCCGGTGCTCGTCCGCGCCCCGAGGCGCAGTTCCACCCGGTACTCTTTGTCGGCGTCCATCAGGATCTCGCTCAACCGCGTCGCCCGCCCCAGGCAGCACACCAGCACCCCGGCGGCGCCGGGGTCGAGCGTCCCGGTATGGCCGACGCGACGCAGCCCGGCGGCCCGCCGGACGACGTTGACGACGTCGTGCGATGTCATCCCGGGCGGCTTCAGCAGGTTGAGGACTCCGTCCATCGTCAGGCGGATCCCCCCGGAACCGTGGGGTTCGGCGCGCCAAGTTCGCGCCGAACGACGTCGAGCGTGCGATCGACGGCCGCAGTCAGCCCCTCCTTGATGGTGAATCCCGCCGCCGCCGCATGGCCCCCACCGCCGAACGCCTCGGCGATGACGTTGGCCCGGACCCCGCCTTGGGCGCGGAGGCTGACGTGAATGCCTTCGGGCTCCTCTTTGAAGAGAACGGCCACCTGCGTCCCCCGAGTCGCTCTGATCGCCCCGACGATCCCCTCCGACTCGTCCATCGTCGCCCCGGCTTCCTTCAGCATGGCTTGGGTGACCGTGGTCCAGACCACCCGGCCGGCCTCACAGACGGTGAGGCGGCTGAGCGCCATCCCCGCGAGGCGCAGCGCCCCCTCGGAGCGGTTCTCGTAGACCTGCGTGTACACCGCCGTGGGACTGGCTCCCGCGGCCACCAACTCCGCGGCGATCTGGAAACTTCGCGGGGTCACGCTGGCATGGTGAAAACTGCCGGTGTCCGTGAGCAGCGCGGTGAGCAGGCACGTGGCGGTATCGGCGTCGAGCTCGGCGTGCAGCGCTTTGACGATCGGCAGCACCACTTCCGCGACCGCCGCCGCCTCGGTATCCAGCAGCACGAGGTCCCCGTAGCCGCTGTTGCTCACGTGATGATCGATGTTGACCCACACGGGGACGCCGGCCGCGCGTGCCACCAGCCCGCCGGCCCGCTCCGGGGAGCTGCACTCCATGAACACGACGGCGTCGAAGCTCTCGCCAGCCGGGATCTCGGCGACCACCCGCTCGCTCCCGGGGAGGAATTGATACATCGTCGGCACACCGTCCGCACTCCCGACGACGGCCCGCTGTCCACGGGCCGCCAGGGCTCGGGCGAGCGCCAGCGTGGACCCCAAGCAGTCGCCATCCGGCGCGACGTGATTGAGGAGCAGGACGTTACGCCGACTTTGAAGGGCTTCCGCGATCCGACCGACCGGATGCATCCCCGGATCCCTCGCCTTCCGTCTCCGCCACCTGGCGCAACAG
The sequence above is drawn from the bacterium genome and encodes:
- a CDS encoding acylphosphatase translates to MRVQIAVTGRVQGVGFRFFALTRARALGLSGFARNLPNGQVEVLAEGARDALEAFLVAMREGPPGAAVRGIQVDWEDVPSREREFVIR
- a CDS encoding TlyA family RNA methyltransferase produces the protein MTPGTGMDSGVRLDQWLVVQRHAATRGEAQAAIMAGLVTVDGRLVDKPGRRVAPGATVLVRRRGTAYASRGGLKLAHALEVFGIDVRGRVAVDLGASTGGFTDCLLRAGASRVYAVDVGHGQLAWGLRTDPRVVVLEGVNARYLTVEQVGGRCDLVTADLAFISLRLVWPAIAGLVAAHGSVVALVKPQFEAGRAHVPRGGVVRDPDVHREVLSRVLAASGAAELTAVGVTPSPITGPAGNIEYLVHLRPGTEAGLSPEAIDASVARAHAGGVTPRRS
- a CDS encoding farnesyl diphosphate synthase, giving the protein MPLTSRVPAGSFPLPPTDALAAVEARLADLGRRVEGALDRALVSEDTPPQVVHQAMRYSVFAGGKRLRPILVLAGAEVAGMGPDAVLPAAAAVELIHTYSLIHDDLPAMDNSPTRRGRPTCHVVFGEAIAVLAGDALHALAFELLAGIADGDAIPPDRVVGAIVEVTQGIGTKGMVGGQVLDLLATRGPVEAADVREIHRLKTGSLIQACVRIGGMLAGASPNDLKALSAYGEHVGLGFQIIDDILDVVGEEGKLGKGTGSDAAQAKVTFPAVFGLDASRDLARAATAQAISALEPLGVRGEWLRSIAAFLLSRER
- a CDS encoding bifunctional riboflavin kinase/FAD synthetase — its product is MRIVHGLDEFPAQGGDSVLALGTFDGLHVGHQKVIGEAVTRAGEVGLQSAVVTFDPHPLEILRPSVEPILLTIIEERFPLLERLGVDLAVVLGFDLGFSRTPAQVWLDEILTRRLRARTIFVGSSYTFGHRREGTAARLTEWGRAHGVEVHLVPAALVRGEPVSSSRIRSALREGLVDEAAHLLGRYYSVLGRVVPGQGRGRTIGFPTANLLVPSPRKILPGRGVYATIVETGGRRYGGATNIGYRPTFGGGDLSVETHLLDYDGPLVDKPMRLEFVGRVRSERAFPSAAALTAQIREDVVRVRELLAEAQPSIIR
- the nusB gene encoding transcription antitermination factor NusB, with the protein product MRRKARAAALQVLFQMDVGKLSLEDALTSVAAPDWVPDDLTWVETLCRGTRGHLGEIDPVIAQCAERWTLERMAAVDRNILRLAIFELRYTDTPIRVVINEAVELAKRFSTEESGRFVNGLLGKIVRSTTPPLVGHAADV
- the truB gene encoding tRNA pseudouridine(55) synthase TruB; this encodes MDGVLNLLKPPGMTSHDVVNVVRRAAGLRRVGHTGTLDPGAAGVLVCCLGRATRLSEILMDADKEYRVELRLGARTSTGDAYGERLAPAETSGAHRPVTRQSLEAVLKRFTGEILQVPPMVSAIHHDGVRLYQLARRGEAVDLQPRPVVVQRIDVLWIGHDHLSALLEVACGKGTYIRKLCADIGDAMGLGGYAHFMVRTRAGRFSLRDAVTLEELAECAGRGALADVVIPMDEAVGHLPAVDLSERSVIEVLNGHPVPLWKVGETALSEDLPVRLRSRRGALIALAKVDGGMLRPFKVLAGTGGALVADRPRSG
- a CDS encoding NAD(+)/NADH kinase is translated as MIAVGLNVNVEKVHANPDVARLAREAVDLLVERGVPVWINRESAEILGHPALGASEADLIKRVGVVVVFGGDGTILRTARAAGPQGIAILGVNLGAFGFLAEVNGPEVASALHRVLEGDYQLDERMMIRARVERDGQVPQEFLALNDIVVTKSGYARLLRLRTFVNGEHLATHLADGLIVATPTGSTAYSLSAGGPIVHPAVDGIVLTPICAHTLNARAVLVSGTDTVTIRVDPVGAPPPPPILTVDGQEGFPLKEGDEVRVERSPHRTRLVRLGRGGFYSILRAKLTWGER
- a CDS encoding DHHA1 domain-containing protein, producing the protein MHPVGRIAEALQSRRNVLLLNHVAPDGDCLGSTLALARALAARGQRAVVGSADGVPTMYQFLPGSERVVAEIPAGESFDAVVFMECSSPERAGGLVARAAGVPVWVNIDHHVSNSGYGDLVLLDTEAAAVAEVVLPIVKALHAELDADTATCLLTALLTDTGSFHHASVTPRSFQIAAELVAAGASPTAVYTQVYENRSEGALRLAGMALSRLTVCEAGRVVWTTVTQAMLKEAGATMDESEGIVGAIRATRGTQVAVLFKEEPEGIHVSLRAQGGVRANVIAEAFGGGGHAAAAGFTIKEGLTAAVDRTLDVVRRELGAPNPTVPGGSA